A region of the Leopardus geoffroyi isolate Oge1 chromosome C2, O.geoffroyi_Oge1_pat1.0, whole genome shotgun sequence genome:
CACTCAAGAAAAAAGTAGAGAGAAACGAAGTCACTCAAGAGAGCAGAGCTAGAAGGATCCTCCCTAGGTTGTTAAATCAAGCCCTCTGTGGGCAAGCACAACAAGGAAAACTGAATGGGCACGTGCCATTTCCTTGGCCTGGGCTGtcccccctctccaccctccaTCCCCCCCGCAATCTAGGATCTCACCACCTTCTCTTCAACTCTCATCACTGGGATCCTCTGCTCTGGGAAACTCCTCCAGTCTTGCTTAGGTTCCTTCCTATGTGTGTGCACAATCTGTGTACCTTCTTTAGATGAGCACATGCCACACTCCATGAAAATATCCAAGTGCACTCCAAGCAGAGACTACCTTCTTCCCCAGGGTCCCCAATGCCAACCGTGATGCCTGGCACTCCACAGATGCCCAATGAATCTTTACTGTATAAAAGACTGAATCATCACTAGTGATCTACCACCCTCAACATCTTGCTTTTCCCTTGCCCTCCTTTCTCTACTCTTTCCTTATAGGTTAACTGAAGTTTTCGATCGTGGCTACAAGTAAGAATCACCTGAAAGCTTTCCAAAAATATCTTTGTTTGGTCTGATGCCAAGTAATTCTGACTCAGTTGACCTGATGGGATGCGGGCAAAGGTATTCCCAAAGAAAAGATTCCACTGTGTTACTCTTCTGTCGCTTGGTCTCTCTTTTAAGTATACCCCCAAAATCCTTTTTaccttttggttttaaatttattttcatgcctAGTGACCCCCACAGACATTACTCATCCATCTGCATAAACGACGCAGGAAACATAAAGGGATACACATTGTGGGGATCTTTTCCTGGGTGGATTCACTTGGCTTCCTTTTACATCCTGTTGAACTCAGTGAAGCAGCAGCAGGATCTGAGATTCATCAGACTCACTTGGAGTTGGGGTGCTATATAGAAAGCTGTCTTACCTAGCAGAATGAGCATAACGCCAGCCAGCTGGGCTCGCCTGTACTTGGCCACACCAGGCTCATGGCCCATTCGGATGCAGGGGAGAACCGTCAGCAGCAGGAGAATGGCCGGCAGACCCAGGACTGAAGCTGCGATCATCAGGGCTCGGCAAGCCTGCACATAGCCTGGACACAAGAGAGCACACAGAGGGGTTAGACCGTGGGTCTCCCTGACCCCTGAACCCTGGCTCAAGGGAATTCAGCACCATCTGCCTTCTTCTCGTCCCATTCCAGGACTTAGAATGTGGTAAATGTTATCTAAGATCACTTCACATGTTCAGTTTTTAAAGTGACTCCATGACACGAAAGGGAGGTTGGAGGCTGGAGATACTGGATGGAGAGCTCTAGGCTAGACCACTGGTCTAAGCCTTCAGGATGAAGAGGCCAAGAGTCCAACTACACTGTTGCATCATCTTATGAAAAATTCAGATTAAAACTCAAATCTTCCAAGATGCCTTCTGTGAGGGTCTATGTTGACTCCAGCCTGCTGCTGATACActctacctgtgtgaccttgggcaagttactgaactgTTATGTCTTGACCCTCTCCGCATctacaaagtaaaaatataataatagtacctatatcTCTCTAAAAGAATTCAACtaagattaaattagttaattcatacagtgcttagaatagtgcctagtGCATACTAAGTATTCCAAAAAGATTAGCTATTATTACCAGTGTTATTACTCTGTGTCAGTGCAATCATTTTATACTAGGTATATTCGGCGATTTTGTCCTAACCATGTGCTTGTAATTCACGTTGTATATAGCGTGTGGCCCTAACTAAACTAAGACTCAGGCTTCCTCTCTTGACATCTCCCCAGAGACTGCTGTGCTCACGAATCCTGACCCCTATTGACTGATGGTCAGACTCCATCTCCTGCCTCACCCACAGTCTCCTGGGCATGCTTCCACAACGGTCTGGTATCCGCTCTAAAGGCATCTCTCTGGCCCCAAAGTTTTCTAGAGGGCAcactcctgctttggtcttcatGGAGTTAACACAGTGCCCCCAGCAGATGACGTAAACACACAATTATGAATTAAGGAATAAGAAGTTGAatgataggggagcctgggtagctcagtcggttaagcgtccgacttcagctcaggtcatgatcttgcagttcaagagttcgagccccccatcgggctctatgctgacagctcagtgcctggagcctgctttggattccgtgtctccctctctctctacccctcccccactcatattctctctctccctccctctctctctctctccaaataaaaataaacatcaaaaatttttaaaaaaagaagttgaataaGAGTGGAGCAAACCCAATTGAACGTTATGCTGTCAAATAAAATGCCAGGTAACAATTTCATTAAGAAACAAATTACAATATGTgcaaatttatgtaaaataaatctgACAAGATACTAGCAGAATATGGCAGACTTCAATGTATTGTTTCTCATTAAAACACTCTCCCTTCTCCAAAAATAAAGGAGGGGGTTGTActtattacttttcctttttcactcaGAGGAAATTAAGCtagtggctgggggtgggagggtgggtagaGTTAAAGGCAAAGCCAAAAATGAGCCCTGATTTCTGCCTCCACACACTCCACACGACTCTCATACCAAGACGCAACTGCAACACTGTCTCTTAGCAAGACCTAGCTATTTTACCAGAATTCAGACTCCACAAGGGTACTCTTCCAGTCATTAcccacctcagtttcttcaaaatTAAGGGTAAACACTCAACTATTGACTTTATTGACTTGAAGACCCCCCACAAAGAGGAGCCACAGGATTCTGAAGCAGAATCTCTGACGGAAGTCCTATGCCCCTGCAGCTTATAGGAGAGCCAGGGTGAATGCAACGGAGACGGTCAACTAGCAACTGAGGTTCTGAAATTTATAGTGCAGGCTATCCATGTGCTAGATGCCAAGGCcatgtctaaaaaaacaaaagatggacACAGATCTGTTCCTGTCCCCACCCAGGTGTGAGGGAGGAGGACAGCAGGAAGGATTAGGCCCTCCCTAAAATGTACTCCATCTGTAGGATGGAACATGGTCTGTTCTCCGAAAATAAACCACTTGGCTCTGAATGCTCAGTAAACTTAATttcaggggaaggaaggaaagagtgatTTTATGCTTCAATCAGATTCCTACAAATACCATGCccagctttttgaaaaaaaattatagctacAATTTATGAAGCCTACACTACATCAAAGGAGGTTTACATTTCTCATATCTAATCCCCAAAACAACTCTGTAAGATAGGTGGTTggtttgattttactttttaaaggaagacaTTTGGGATTCAAAGACATTAGTGAATTGTCCTAAATTACCCAGGTTATGAGCACTGGATCCCAGAGTCTGACCCAGGTCTACCAAGGCCACCATTGAGTGAAGGTAAGTGAAGATCTGGGTTCCCCCCATCTCTGTCATTCTGAAagttcaaaatggaaaagaagaaagtacaTTGTGTGCACCAGCCCTGTTCCCCAGATTTCCTGATGCAGGAGACGATGGAAAGAGAGTAGGAAGCCATCTTTATCTTTGAGGAATTTAAAATGTGTAGGAAAACTTGATTCACAATgaacaaaaatgtcaaaatgtgCCCTGATGGAAACAAGAGTCAAATACCAGGGAAGCAAGGAAGAAGGGGGGATTGATTCCAACCACAAGGACTGGGAAATAGGAGGCACTTTGGGGTAGGTTTAAAGGGGGAGCAGAGTCTCTAGGGAGCTAAAGGTTCACCCAGGAGATGGCACAAAGCCAAAGGCTCCCAAACTGGTCTTGAGACCAAGTTGCCCCGCTGGTTAAGGATAGGCCTTTAAATGGGCACCATCCTCAAAGACTAGCGGGGACAGAAGGCAATCCTTAAGGGGAGCCCACGACCTCGCCAATCACCCAACCACTCACTGGCTCCAGGTTTACATCTGAATTGAAACTGTTGcccaccttttgggatgagcactgggtgttgtatggaaaccaatttgacaataaacttcatatattgggaaaaaaaaaaaagaaactgttgcCCAGAATTTTTCAATGCCCACCACCCCTTCCAACCCCGACCCGGGCTGGCGTCGAAGGAGTTGGGAGGCTAGATAATTCTTCCCTTGTCTCTCCCGCAACTGGAGGGGAGCGAGCGACCGGTGGTGGCGCGCCTTCTTAACaggtgagcgggggggggggggggggggggggggggggggtggcctgggGACGACAGCTCTTCCCTAGTGGACATGAGAggtgcagaggcagggaggggaatcCCCACAGGCCCCGGACAGACGCCCCCACTGCgggggcaaggggtggggggagtaacACAGGCCCCCCGGACCTACGGGAACCGATCTGGCAGAGCTAGGAGGTCCGGGACTTGTGGCCAGTCTCACAAAGACGAAAGACCGGGTAACTCGGCCTACTCCTGTTGGGATCGCTGGAATGCTAGGGTTTCTCTCCTCCTCGCCTCTGAGGGTGGAGTCTAACGCCCGAGGGAAGAGgcccggggcgggaggggggggggggtcgggtgGAGGGAAGTACAGTACTTCTGAACCACTGACTGTGGGAGCCTGAGGCAGGTGGGTGACCGTCAGTCGTTAACATGGAGAGAGTTCCAAGTAGGTGTCTGCGTCTCAGTTTATTAACTTCTCAGGGTGACTCGGCCAGTGGCTACCACTATCATCCCAAATTCcggataagaaaactgaggctgagagaggctaAATTCGGGACTGCCTAATCTCTCTACAAGGTGGGACTGAGGGTATCAAATGTGCGTTAAGGTCTTCAAGGCCTTGAAACGTTTCTGTGAACGCCATCTAATGCGCCCATCCCGGGTCTGCCCCGACGATAAGGGCTAGGAGCAGCCGCTCGAGAGGTGGGGTCCTTACCCGGTAGGATGAGGATGTCCACCAGGGGCTTGCAGTGGTACAGCCCCGTGGCCATGACGCAGTCTGCCCACAGCCCCTTGGAGCCCAGTTCGTCCAGCTTGCGGCAGGTGGGGATGGTGTAGCCGCAGGTCACCACCCAGTCGTTGGTGGACGTGGTGACGATGATGCCGATCCAACCCACGAAGCTCGTGACGAAGCCCACTACCTGCAGGCACGTGGCCACCATGGTGGCCACCTTGGCGTCTGAGGGCCTCGCCCCTCACCAGCTGTGCCTGCGCCTGGGACTGGACGGCACCTGCCGCGGTCCTCTCGCGCGCGCCCTCGAGAGCCGCTGACCGGCGACGGGCGGACGTGCGACGCTGGAAGCTGCGGCAGGCAAAGAGAGGCCGCGAGCCCAGCTCCGACGGCGCGACGGGCGCACGGCGGCGGGGACAGCGGCGCGGCTGGGCAgtgcgcccccgcccccctctttAAACCCCGTAGACCCGGCCGGCGAGGGCCAATCGGCGACGGCCCGGGTGGAGCCAGCCAATCGCGGGGCGGGGCccggagttggggggtggggagggggagcagggtcagagagggggCGATGTGGCCTCTGCGCCCAGCCCGGCGTCGCGGGTCCAggttagaaagtaaaataatccGTTCCAGGTCCAAGAAGTGGAGAGCGATGAGagggcccgcgtcaggctccagtTCTGTTTCGCTgcaaattatttctcttcttgctgCCCCTCTGTCACCTCTGTCTCTGGGTCTCCGCttcgctccctccctcctcattcTCCCCACCCGCTCTTTCTTCCCAGCTGAGAGCTGGGACAGTTCCTCCACCGCCCGTGAGGGTAACAACGGAGGAGCTGAGAATTGCCCTGAGGAACAGAGGATAAGCATCCGGCATATCACAGTTACTAGTGGAAAGAAAATGATCCTTTCTTGTGCTTGAAAATCATCAGAGGTGGACATGGCCATATTAATGGTGACAACAACAATAGCAACTCAAATTTATCCAACTGAACTGTCATGTACTATATGCAcgtgtttatatttatgtattatttaattctcataacaaccctCTGTGATAGGAACCATTGTTTACGCATAATACGTATGAAGAAATAGCACGACAGGTTCaattgcccaatgtcacacagccaGGTGGGAAGAGAGTCCATGGGCCCCTTAACCCTTCCTGGGAACCTCTCCTGATAATCACTTTCTGAAAATTCTTGAAGGGCTCAAACTCCGTGTTTTGACACATTGAAAGCTAGGCTGACTGCTCTGGCTGAGGCTAAGTTAGTATCTGTACTCCAGTGAGAACTCTGGGTAGCCTAAAGTGAGTGCTCTACAAGTGCTtactaccatcatcatcattaagcTGCCTTCTCTCTTTGCATTCAAATGAGACCCATTATATGAGCTTTTTTTATCAAGTAGAGAAGTCCTCCTTGAACTATATTTACATTAAACAATTTCAATTCCCTTTGATACCTTTGGCTTATCTTATTATATCCCTCTATCAACAACCATGAGATTTAAAGATGAGGATTTCAGCAAACACAAAACTTCCTACTCAATCTAAGATATGGATCATGAATCACAGCTACTAAGCTTTCCCATATCTATTCTAGGTGTCAGGGCAAATCACCAGATCTCCTAGGGAAGACTAGGCTTGAGGAAACCCCAAAGAATCCAAGCGCACAAACAGAAAAGACTCCACAAATAGATGACAGAGTGTCAAGGACAAGAGCCCACAACAATCACTGGGGAGAGCTCGGTGGTGGTGAACAACTAATCCGGGGCTGCCTgacttcaaatcctggctccaccactaaCTAGCTTGGGACCAAGTTgcttcatctctctgggcctcagttttcttatttgtaagatGGGGATGAAAATAGTGCCTACTTCGTAGGTTTCTTGATTGTTACATGAGCTAATATACATATAGAGCTTAAAACAATATCTGGTACAAAGCGCTCAGTAAACCTGAATAACGATTCAGAACTCTTGCTTTTCACTCTTACGTTCTCTCTGCATTCATACAGGTTTGGTTTGTAGAAACTGCTGTAGAAATATGTCCCTTTTTTGAAGGAGCCATGTGTTTGGGCCATTTCATCACCAGGATCTATTGACCTGGATGTTTTCAGATGTTTCCttcataaccttttttttttttttttttttttttacaaaagagctTTTGTTTTAAGTACAGTATAGACTATAAAATctgggttgcctggctggctcagtcagtagagcatgtgacccttgatctcaggattgtaagttcaagacccacattgggtatggagcctacttaaactaaaacttaaaacatatatagatagatagatagatagatagatagatagatagatatagatagatacacatatgtatatattaaaaactataaaacccaaCATCAATTCATTGAAAAAGCAATTATGAAATCTGCATTCTTATGTCTCCATTAGCATTTGACATTCCAACAATAAAAATTCAACCAATCAGAATTCAACAATGCTCAGGTCACCCACAGGTGACACACACAGAGGTATTCGTAAAGCCAGATTTTAGAACTCAGACACTAAATGGTAAAAGGTTGTCAGGTTGTTAAGTTCTTGGAATGGAACCTCCTGAGGTTATATTCCAACTTTATCACTTGGGCTGTCCCTTAACCTATGTAACTCTCAGGTTCTTGATCTATAAAGTGAGAATTGTCGATGCCCCATAGGGTTATTGTTCGGGTTAAGTGAGATAACGTATGCAAAgttgaatatttatgtatgtgctttatttacatatacatacacacatatatattacaaatgGGCACTCATAATATTAGCTACTGTTAGCATTAGCCATAGGCAAAATGGATTAATTGAAAATATGAGCTGCTTTTGATagaaactaaagataaaataattaggtTATACAGAAGAGAAATCCTAAGATGAATATTGAAACAATCACAACACAGATGTACACAAGGCCACTGGAGGAAGAGCTGCAAACTGTAACCTGTTTGAATTAATTAGCCATAACAGAGCATGTCCCTCGGAAAGGAAGTTGGGCAGCCATGGAAGCACAAGGAACTGGGAGCCAAGAGGCCATAAGAATCCTCTACTATCCACGGGAGATGGTATAGTGACCCACCAACACCAAGAACACTATCCCTTTGGTAAGGTTCCCTGTATACTGGGGAAGTCCCGGAAGCTATTTTAGCTGAGGGACCTACCCTAAAATCATCCACATTCCTGTGGTGACTCTACTCCCCAAGGCTTCCTTGTGATTAGAAAATGACTTCCCACATGACATGACTTAATAAACTGACGTTCCAGGTCTACCACAGTCCCGGGTACCGTTTCAGCAGTGAAAGTCAGTTTCTCAGGGTCCAGCCACCCCAGTCAACGGTGGGCTCCCAGTCCTCCCAGACAATGTCTTTCCAGTTAATTTTCTCTCAGAAAACTGTGCCTTGCCATCTCTTCACATTTCTGTGTAACAGAACTAGTAAGGTAAAGCTGAAATCTGATCCCAGCTCTTCCAACCCTAAGTCCAATATCCTTTCCATTACAAAAAATGTAAGAAGGTCTTTCCTTCCTTAATCTTGTTCAAAAATGTATAATGGAGAGCATTAGAAAGGCAGTTGATGACCTTAACCCCAGATATGTACTGAACAAAGGAGTCCGCGTGGTTAACTGTTCTACCATTCACACTGAAACATAGTCACATAGCCTGTGATTCAGTTAGAGCACTAATGCACTAGGCACTGACAAGTGTGTTTGCTTACAAGCAGCAAAAGCCCACACAGAAAGCAAAACTTGGGCCAAAGGAGTGGGCTTACAGCGACTACTAATGGTTGTCTTTTATCATTGCATAGCTGGTGAAAACATTTTCTGTGTCAAGGGGCCTATGATTTGCAGAGAAACATGATTAACAGCAACTTCCCACATTCTACATGTGTGATCATTAGCCCCAAATGGAATGTACACTTCTCTGTAGAAAGCTTTCCTCCCAGGgacgcctgactggctcagtcagtagagcaggtgactctcgatctcagggttgtaagctTAAGCCCCacgctggatgtagagattacttaaaaacaaaatcttaaaaa
Encoded here:
- the CLDN11 gene encoding claudin-11, producing the protein MVATCLQVVGFVTSFVGWIGIIVTTSTNDWVVTCGYTIPTCRKLDELGSKGLWADCVMATGLYHCKPLVDILILPGYVQACRALMIAASVLGLPAILLLLTVLPCIRMGHEPGVAKYRRAQLAGVMLILLALCAMVATIWFPVCAHRETTIVSFGYSLYAGWIGAVLCLVGGCVIVCCAGDAQAFGENRFYYSPGSSSPTHAKSAHV